The Quercus lobata isolate SW786 chromosome 4, ValleyOak3.0 Primary Assembly, whole genome shotgun sequence genome segment TCACCCAGTCCTCACATTTTACACCGGCGTACCACGAACCAAATATCCCACCACCTTTTATGGCAGTCTCTGTAATTTCGGCGTAATCTCTGGGCTTTACAATAccaaatctaattaattagaaaCAACAACAACGCCACCTCTTCGTAGCTCTGAagctgaaaccaaaaaaaaccctaagagatagagagagagagagagaggggtagtTCTCGTAAATATTGCATGAGTTTTGGGCAAAAGAGAAAGAGgcgaagaagaagaggaagaggaagatgaagaggtTGAGGTCTAGTGAAGATCTCGATTCGTACGGCGACAAATGCAAGGATCCGAACCCGAGTTTGAATCCGAACCCGAGTTCGAATTCGAACCCGAGCCGTTCCTCTTCGCAGTATCGGACTAGCTTCTACCACAAGTCGGATAATGTGCGGAAGGGCGGGTTGGTTTCTTCGTCGTCTGCGGCGGCGGCGGTTTCGTCGAGGTACGACCGGGATCGGTCGTCCGGCGGGGACGATGATCGGGAGGTGTCGAGGGTGGTGAGGAAGAGATCGGAGCATGATTTCGATGGGTTCGATAGGAGGAAGGGGTTCGATCGGTATAGTGGAGAGAGTAGAGGAGGTGGCGGAGGTTACGATCGGAGTTTGATTCACCGGTCGGAGAGTTTCTGCGGCGGCGGTTCGTCGACTTCGCTGTCTTTGTCTTCGTCGAGGAGGGAGTTTCCGAAGCGGTTCAGATCGGAGCGGTCGTCTTCGGGTTCGGATCCGTCAAGACGAGAAGGGAGCGTGTCGTCGTGGCGGCGGTTCGGTAACAATGGGAATAAGGATTCGGAGGAGAGGAGTAGAATTGGATTGAGGGATGTGAAGTCGCCGACTTGGTCTAGGGATTCGGGGGCGAGCGAGCAATCGAGGATGGTTAGGGTTTCGGCGGCTTCGACGGTGACGGCTAATACGGTTTCGAATTCAGGTTCGTCGCCGTTACGAACGGTGTCGAGATCGGATTCGAGGGCAGTGGCTGCGACGAAGGAGAATTCGGCTTATTCGAATAAGTCGAAATCGAAATCAAAGTCGCCGACTTGGTCGAGGGAATCGGGTGCGAGTGAGCAATCAAAGAGAATGGATGTGGAGATGGCGAAGAAGAGTGAGGAGCCTCAAGTTGAGAGTGGAAGTAGTAGCGAAATGGAGGAAGGAGAGCTCGAGCCGGAACCAGAACCCGAACAAGAGCCAGAGCCTGAGCCAGAACCAGAACTGGAATCGAACCTCAAAGCTGAGGCTGAAGCTGAAATCGAATCGGGTATTGAGAATAAGGAGGATGGGGTGAAAGTATTgagcaaagaagaagagagagaggtgcAAAATAAGGAGAGTGATAGTGAGGTGAAAGATGTGGAGAAAGAAGATGATAAAGTTGATGAATTGAGCAGTGGAAGTGAGGACGGGGACGGGGCTGAGGCAGGGGATGATGAAGGTTGTGGTGGTGATGATAAGGAAGAGTGTGTGAAGGAAGATGGGGAGTGTGTTGAGGAGGAAGGAAAGAATGATGGcgttgttgatgatgatgatgacgacgaCGAAAAGTCTTTGGGGTCAGAAGAGGAGTGTGATAAACAAGACAAGGGTGTGAGCATAGATCTTGAAGCCAAGGTAGAGGATATGGAAATGGAAGTGGAAGTGAAAGAAGCACAGGAGTTGGATAAGgaagttggggaagaaaatGGAGGAGAGGGTGAAGTGAATAtgggaagagaaagagaggagggTTTAAGTCAGAATTTCAAGGATAAGGGGAAAAGTGTGTCGATTGAACCAACCCATGTTGCGGATTCTGCTGAAGATGGTGTATGGATGGAGAGGGAATCGAGGGAGTTTGAGAGGGATAGTGATGATATGGAAGGACCAAGTACTCGGGGGTTTGAGTTGTTTAGTACATCTCCGGTTAGAAGGGAGGAGAAGAATGATCAATCCGGTGTTAATAGGCCGAAGGAAGAGAAGCTGGTGTTGGAACCGTTTGATCTTTCGTTAAGCTTACCGAATGTTTTGTTACCGATTGGTGCTGCTCAGGATACAATTCGAGCAGCTCCTGGTTCACCTAGTCAAGCTAGGAGTGTTCAGTCCATGAGTACTACATTTCGTACTAATTCGGATGGATTTACTGCATCGATGTCTTTTTCAGGTTCTCAGTCGTTTTTCCACAACCCCAGCTGTTCTCTGACACAAAATTCGATGGACAACTTTGAACAATCGGTTGGCAGCCGCCCCATATTTCAGGGAATCGATCAAGCTTCTCAGGGAGCTTGGCAGGGACAGTCTCAGAATGAGTCTAAGCCTAAAGATATCCCTCTATGTCAGAGAATCTTGATGAATGGAAATGGCTCTCTTAATCAGTCTCAAGTATTACAAGGCATTTCGAATGGTCAAGCTGTGCAAGGACAACATCATAGGGGTTTAGAAGGAAGCTCTAAAATGGGCAATGGACTAGAAAGGCAGTTGAGCTTTCATAGGCAGCAGTCGTTCAACGATGATGTTAGATCGCCTTCGCAAAGTGTAGGGTCTCATGACATTGGATCAAATTATAGTTATGACAAGAAGCGGAGAATGAGGGAAAAGAGTAGTGGTAGTTTATATAGGAGTAGTGGCCAGAAGGAGTTTGAATACAGTGGTGGTGGAGCTGAATATGTTGAGAAAATCATTGCCAAGATAGTTGAGGAACCGGTACATGTAATGGCTAGGAAATTTCATGACATGACACCACAATCCATAGTGCGTCTGAAAGAGAGCATCACCGATACCATGTTGAGTGTTGATAAGCAAAAGCAACTCGTTGATTTTCAGAAAGCTCTGCAGAACAAGTCTGATATAACCTTGGAGACACTACAGAAATCCCACCGGGCTCAACTGGAAATCTTGGTCGCTTTGAGAACTGGTCTTCCGGAATACCTTCAGCTAGACGACAGCGTTACGAATGCTCATTTGGCGGAGGTATTTCTCAACTTAAAATGCAGAAATCTTGCCTGTAAGAGTTCTTTGCCTGTGGATGAATGTGATTGCAAGGTTTGTGTGCAGAAGAAAGGTTTTTGCAGTGCTTGCATGTGTCTTGTGTGTTCAAAGTTTGACATGGCAAATAAAACATGTAGTTGGGTTGGTTGTGATGTTTGTCTTCATTGGTGCCATACGGATTGTGCGTTACGAAAATCTTATATTATAAATGGAAGAAGTGCAAAAGGGGCTTATGGGACGACGGAGATGCAGTTTCATTGTATTGCCTGTGATCATCCTTCAGAGTTGTTTGGCTTTGTGAATGAGGTTTTTCAAAGTTTTGTAAAGGAATGGACAGCTGAAACTCTTTCCAGAGAACTTGATTATGTGAAGAGAATTTTTCGTGACAGCAAGGATATGAGAGGAAGACGGCTTCATGAAATTGCTGATCAGATGCTGGTACGATTGGCAAATAAGTTGGACCTTCCTGAGGTTTGCAGTCATATCTTGGCTTTCCTTCGTGGTAAGTCCTTTACAACTCTGTTGGTAATATGAGTTCTTTATATTGGgtactgtattttttttcttccttgtaTGATTATGAGATCATGTTAACGTAGCAACTTGTCATGGACATATCTACTTGAGATTCTTTACCTGTTTCATGTATTTGTTACAAAATGACATGATTTGGGATAACTTTTGCTCGTTGTCTATGTGGTCTATAATTACATTCATTAGGAAATGATTTTAGATAACTTTAGCTATTCACAGGATACCAGTAAAAGAGAGCTGATGACTTCCGAGGAAGACAAATAATTTTTGGTTCCTAGAAGTTATTTGGGTGAAATTTAATGTGTGGGGAAGGTgctttttggaagaaaaaatgCCAACTAAACTGCCTTATTTATCATTATGCCTTTTGTTTCTTCTATCATAAATGTGAACACTGCATGATCTGCATTATTTACAATATATGCATGACATATTAGGGGATAtgtgccaagagccttgtagttcAACTGGTTGGCACCTCCTATGGAGCCATCTAGGGTTCAAAATCCCCCACTTCCAACTGTTGAtgtatcaaaaaatttattagggGATATGTGTgacttattttgataattgcTTGAGTTTCtgtatttatatttgtgaagcATATGATGATAAACTAGTGATGTTGTAATGCAGAAtcgagcaatttttttttttaatggaagataGAGAAGAATCAAGCAATTTCTGAATTCAATATagtgaataaaatataaagcATCTCTAGTCCAAAACCCTCCCTCTTTTAAGTGTAAATCATATCAATCTTTGGGCAACTCAAGAATTCCATATGAAGTAGACTTTAGGAACTGATTATTTTATGTAAGACAGAAAATGTTGCTGAGCAACCAAAAACTAATCTGCTTTCCGTAGTTTTGTATTGAAATCATGCATTAGTGTTTTGCTTGGTTATGTTGAGTGTGGTTCTTAGCATTTGACTTTTGTAATATAAGAAAATGGTAAACCATTCAATACAGTGGCTTGGAACTGCAATAGTTGCTTCATTGCTGTTCAGAGGGCAATTTTATGTTTATAAGATCAATAAAGGGTTTAAAGaggggaaaattattttttctttttctgagaTATTTGCATCAGGTATTGGAATGGGGAAGGGGAAgatatgtcattttttttgcATGGGTTCATATGTGTGATAGACCTAGTGCCATCAAATGAAATATACTGcagtgttttcttcttttctatatATCATTCTTTTGAGATCTCAAGCTGAACCACGAGGTTATAATTTATATCCTTTAACTGTTACTGCAGAAGCCGAAACTCCCAAGTTAGGCAAGATGCCAATCTCATCTGGCAATGAACAAGGTAAAGAAAGCAATGGGATTGCTGGGACGAGCCAGGATCCCAGTTGGCTAAAAGCTGTTTATTCAGAGAAGGCGCCTCAGTTGGACAGGGCACCTGTTGTATTTCCTAGATTCAGTTATGACCAGATTGATAAACGCACTTTGGAGACTGAGTTGCAGACAAGTATTCAAAAGGAACCTGTGTTTGATGAATTGGAGAGTCTTGTGAGAATCAAAGAGGCAGAGGCTAAAATGTTCCAAGCCCGTGCTGATGAAGCAAGAAGAGAAGCTGAGGGCCTAAAGCGCATTGCCATTGCAAAGAAGGAAAAAACTGAAGAGGAGTATACAGGTCGATTCACAAAGTTGCGTTTGGCTGAGGCTCAAGAAATGCGTaaacaaaaatatgaagaaGTCCAGGCTCTAGACAGAGCACATCGAGAGTACCATGATATGAAGAGGAGGATGCAAGCAGATATTAAAGATCTGTTACTGAAAATGGAAGCTACCAGACAATCTTGATTTGTGATTAGCCGATCAGTAGGTCTTTCTATAGAATTGTCATCTTCTCAGGTAATTGTACCCTTACTG includes the following:
- the LOC115984063 gene encoding protein OBERON 4-like; translated protein: MKRLRSSEDLDSYGDKCKDPNPSLNPNPSSNSNPSRSSSQYRTSFYHKSDNVRKGGLVSSSSAAAAVSSRYDRDRSSGGDDDREVSRVVRKRSEHDFDGFDRRKGFDRYSGESRGGGGGYDRSLIHRSESFCGGGSSTSLSLSSSRREFPKRFRSERSSSGSDPSRREGSVSSWRRFGNNGNKDSEERSRIGLRDVKSPTWSRDSGASEQSRMVRVSAASTVTANTVSNSGSSPLRTVSRSDSRAVAATKENSAYSNKSKSKSKSPTWSRESGASEQSKRMDVEMAKKSEEPQVESGSSSEMEEGELEPEPEPEQEPEPEPEPELESNLKAEAEAEIESGIENKEDGVKVLSKEEEREVQNKESDSEVKDVEKEDDKVDELSSGSEDGDGAEAGDDEGCGGDDKEECVKEDGECVEEEGKNDGVVDDDDDDDEKSLGSEEECDKQDKGVSIDLEAKVEDMEMEVEVKEAQELDKEVGEENGGEGEVNMGREREEGLSQNFKDKGKSVSIEPTHVADSAEDGVWMERESREFERDSDDMEGPSTRGFELFSTSPVRREEKNDQSGVNRPKEEKLVLEPFDLSLSLPNVLLPIGAAQDTIRAAPGSPSQARSVQSMSTTFRTNSDGFTASMSFSGSQSFFHNPSCSLTQNSMDNFEQSVGSRPIFQGIDQASQGAWQGQSQNESKPKDIPLCQRILMNGNGSLNQSQVLQGISNGQAVQGQHHRGLEGSSKMGNGLERQLSFHRQQSFNDDVRSPSQSVGSHDIGSNYSYDKKRRMREKSSGSLYRSSGQKEFEYSGGGAEYVEKIIAKIVEEPVHVMARKFHDMTPQSIVRLKESITDTMLSVDKQKQLVDFQKALQNKSDITLETLQKSHRAQLEILVALRTGLPEYLQLDDSVTNAHLAEVFLNLKCRNLACKSSLPVDECDCKVCVQKKGFCSACMCLVCSKFDMANKTCSWVGCDVCLHWCHTDCALRKSYIINGRSAKGAYGTTEMQFHCIACDHPSELFGFVNEVFQSFVKEWTAETLSRELDYVKRIFRDSKDMRGRRLHEIADQMLVRLANKLDLPEVCSHILAFLREAETPKLGKMPISSGNEQGKESNGIAGTSQDPSWLKAVYSEKAPQLDRAPVVFPRFSYDQIDKRTLETELQTSIQKEPVFDELESLVRIKEAEAKMFQARADEARREAEGLKRIAIAKKEKTEEEYTGRFTKLRLAEAQEMRKQKYEEVQALDRAHREYHDMKRRMQADIKDLLLKMEATRQS